The following nucleotide sequence is from Anaerobiospirillum thomasii.
AATTTTAATATACATCTGCAAGATTAAATTTATGTAAACTATCATTTTACAGATATTTTTATGACCTTGCTGTACAAATAAAGTCTGTAGTGCAGGTTTATACACACTGTATATTAGGAACATCTTGATAAAACAGCATATGTCAAAAAAACGCTCTATACCAAATATTTTAAAATTATGGCTTTTGAGCATTAAAAACTATGCTCTATATCTAAACTTTTTTTAAACATAAATCATATGATTTAAAACATATGGTTTGAAGAATAGAGAGGTGCAGTATGTCAGGTGTTTTGGCCATGATTTTAGCAGGCGGTGAGGGTACCCGTCTGATGCCACTTACCAAATCAAGAAGTAAACCTTCAGTTCCTTTTGGTGGCAGCTACCGTCTTATTGATTTTGTTTTAAACAACTTTGTAAACTCCGGCATCATCAGAATTTATGTTATAACGCAGTATAAGTCACAGTCACTTTACATGCACCTGAAAAACGGCTGGACCGTAAGCGGTATTCCAAACTGCTTTATCGATACCATTCCTGCACAGATGCGTACCGGCAAGGACTGGTATAAAGGCACAGCTGATGCCATCTATCAGAACCTGACCTTTATTGAAGATCAGTATGCAGATGACGTCTGTATCTTTGGATCTGATCATATATACAAGATGAATATACGTCAGATGCTGCAGTACCATCAGAACAACAAGGCCTCATTGACAGTGGCTGCCATGCGTATGCCATCTAGTGAGGTTGCCGGCCGCTTCGGCGTCATCGAGGTTGATGCCATGGGTCGTATGATAGGCTTTGCTGAAAAGCCTAAGGTTCCAAAAGAAATACCTGGAGATCCAGGCTACAGCCTTGTGTCTATGGGTAACTACATATTTAAATCAGAAGTACTGAGCAAGGAATTGCGCGAGGATGCCGATGATGTAAATTCAAGCCATGACTTTGGCAATGACATCATTCCAAAACTCTTCCCACGCGGCAATGTATATGTCTATGATCTGTCAAACAATGTCATTGAAGGTGAGCCTCGTGAAGTATACTGGAGAGATGTTGGATCTATTGATGCATACTGGGATGCTCACATGGATTTATTAAAGGAAAAACCAGATTTTTCACTATTTAATCTGCAGTGGCCGCTGCATACCTTCTATCCGCCTCTACCACCTGCCTATTTCTCAGATACAAGAAACAATCACTCTCTTGTCTCGCACTCTATGATCTCAGCTGGCTGCAAGATTGTAGGAGCCACCATCAAAAAATCAGTGCTGGGCTTTAGATGCTCTGCCGATGATGGTGCTACAGTAGAGGACAGCGTGCTTATCGGTGATATAAAAATAGGAAAGGGCTGCAAGATACGCAGAGCCATTATTGACCGCCACGTGGAAATTGCTCCAGGCTTTACCTTGGGCTATGACACAGAGGCTGACATGAAACTTGTTGACAACAATGATAAAACATGTCCACAGATGTCAAAGAATGGTATTATTGTAATACCTAAGGGAATGCGTCTTGGCTTTGACTGATTAAGATGTTGAAATAGAAAGTTTAGTAATAATTGCTTATAGGATAGTGTATTTATGCGCGTGTTATTTATATCATCAGAAGTTGCAGATATTATAAAAACCGGGGGCCTTGCCGACGTGGCAAAAGCTTTACCTGCAGCCCTTATCAAAAAGGGTCATGAGGTTAAAGTTGTCATGCCTTGCTACAGCGTAATCAAAGACTATAAGGAACTTCCCGTTATAGGCACTGCAGCTATCAATAAAGATACACCGCTTGAAAAACGCTTTGCTATAAGACAGAAAATACTAAACGGCAATGTAGAGGTCTGGCTGATTGAATACGATCAGTACTTTGACAGAACCTCACTTTATGGTGACAACAATCAGGCTTATTTTGACAATGGCGAGCGCTATGCCTTTTTATCGGCAGCTGCCCTTGAAGCTACCAAGGCCATGGATTTTAAGCCTGATATTGTACACTGCAACGACTGGCATGCAGGCCTAGTGCCTATGATACTGCGCATCAAGTATGCCAAAGATGAGTTTTTTGAAAAGACACGCTCTGTTATAACCATTCACAACGGTGCCTTCCAGGGTGTTTTTGACCGTTCACAGATTAACTTTATTCCTGAGATTATGTACGTCTACAACGATATGATCTCTCAGGGTCAGTATATTAACTTTTTAAAATGCGGCGTATTCTACGCCGATAAGATAAATACAGTAAGTCCGGGCTATGCCAAGGAGCTTACCACCTATCTTGGCGGTCATGGCATGACCAAAAACTTCCAGGACAGATATGCCGATCTGTGCGGTATAGTCAACGGCTGTGACTACAGCGACTGGGATCCTGAAACAGATAAACACCTTCTTATCCGCTATAACATAACCACAATGGAAGAGAAGATTTTAGGCAAATACTTTTTACAAAAACGTTTAGGACTTGCCATGGGAGATATGCCTTTGTACGGCATGGTGGCCCGTCTTACCGATCAGAAGGGTATAGGCATACTTATACCTATTCTTGATAACTTCTTAAAACATAAGGTACAGGTAGTTATTCAGGGTACAGGCGATCCTAAATTTGCCCATGAGCTTGAGGAGCTGCAAAAGAGACATAAAGATAAATTTGTCTTTATCTCAGCCTATGATGAGAGCATAGCCCATCAGATTGAGGCAGGCTCAGACTTCTTCTTGATGCCTTCAATCTTTGAGCCTTGCGGATTAAATCAGATTTACTCTCTTGCCTATGGTACACTGCCTATTGTAAGAGCTGTAGGTGGACTTAAAGATACAGTTATAGACTATGATCAGCACAAAGATATAGGCAATGGCTTTGTCTTTGAAGAGCCAAGCTCAGAGGATCTGCTCTCATGTATGCGCCGTACTTTAATTTTCTATCTTGAGGATCAGGAGGAAATGCAGCGTATCAAGAGAAATGCTATGCGCGTAAGATTTGAGTGGGAGGACTCCTCTACCCACTATGAAGAACTCTATAAGCAGGCCCTGCAAAAACCAAAGTGGTAAGGTTTTAAATAAAATGCTGCAATGCTGACTGCAGCTATAATAAAATGTGTTTATACAGATCTTTTCAGGAGCTATTTTACTAGCTCCTTTTTTATCTGTTATGAGCTCTGAGAGCTTTTATCCAGAGACGGCCAGTTAACAATAAGGGTTTTAACCAGGGTAGCCAGAGGTATGGCTAAAAATACACCCCAGAAGCCCCAGAGTTGACCGAAGATTAAAATGGCAGCAAGAATAGAAAAGGCATCAAGATTAAGTGCCTTGGAAAAGAGCATTGGTGTTAACACATTACTGTCTAAAAGCTGAATTATGGTATAGACCAGAAGCAGATAAAGCAGTGTTGAGCTAAATCCAAACTGAAAAATAGCCACAAACAGAACAGGTACAGCAATAAGCACTGCTCCTACATATGGAATAACTACAGACAGACCGACACCAATACCTAAGAATATGGCATAGTTGAGATTAAAGCACATAAGGGCTATGGTATTGACAATACTTATAACCACAATGTGCAGTACCTTGCCTCTTATATAGCCTGAAATCTGCTCATTGATGCTAGGCCATAGTCTTTTCATCAATACCTGATTGTTTGGCAGCACATAGGTTGCCATTCTTGTCTGTAAATCCTTTTTATTTAAAAGCATTAAAAAGGAAAATATAGGTACGATAATAAGATACACAATCCAAGTAAAGGCATTGACCACTGAAGGTACAAGCTGTGTACGCATGATACCAGCCCAGATCTCAAGCAGCTGTACTCTTATCTTTTTAACTGTATTGAGCAGAGTCTGCTCATTTAACATGGCCGTGACAGAGTCTGGCATCTTGTCAAAAATGTCATAAAGATTGGCCACAATAAGCATATCTATATCATTTACCGTTATTGTCTCAACATCATCCATTTGATGCATGGTCGATACGGCATCCTGACTCATGGCCACAATAGTGGTATAAAACTGTACGCCCTGATCTATGATTAAAGGTACGACAAGCAGTGCAAAGAGCACGCACACAGAAATAAAGGCCGTCATGACAAGGGAGGTGGCCAGAGTACGTCCCATGTGCATTTTATGCTGTATCTTCTCCACCGCTCCATCAAGGCAGTAGGCAATGCACAAAGCTATTACTATAGGACCTACAAGCCACATAAAGTAATAGACCATTATAAAAACTACAAAAAGTACCAGACCAAATTCAACCGTTCCTGGCTCTGAAAAATGACGTCTGTACCAGTTTTGAAATAATTTATACATTTTAGCTTCCTTCTATATGATTATATTTTATCAAATTAAGAAGGTCCTACCCTCTATTTATTTTGATATTGCAAGAACCCTCCCCCTATTAAGGCAAACGTTGCAGAGTCTTACACTTAAAGTCAATAATTTCTTTTATAAAGCCTACATTGCTACAACATGTATCAATGTGCCATGCTATGTGGACAATAAATTATTATTGCTATAATCTATTTTTAAATGGCATCTTTTAAGATCTTGGATACAGATAATAAGGATAAATATGCGTATCAGTAAACTTGCATGTACCTTAGCCATAATCATGGCACCGTTTGCAAGCTCTGGCAGTGAAATTAATATTCCAGATATTGGCACTGCTGGAGTTATGGGGCTTAGCGTGCAAAAAGAGCAGCAGATTGGTGAGTATTTTATACGTACTGCAAGAAGCTTTATGCCTGTTATTGACGATCCTGCTCTTGATGAGTATGTTGCATCTCTTGGCAACAAGCTTTTAATTAATGCCAATCATGTCAAATTCCCCTTTGACTTTTTTGTAGTCAAGGATACAACATTAAATGCCTCTGCCTTTCTTGGCGGCAAGGTCAGAATCAATTCAGGTCTTTTTTACTACTGTGACACTGAAGATGAATTTGCCTCGGTTATTGCCCATGAAATAACCCATGTTACACAAAGACATATTGCCCGTTTTATTGAACAGCAGAGTGCACAGAGCCATCTGACAACAGGTGCCTTAGTAGGTGCCATTGTCATGTCTCTTTTAAATCCGGCTGTTGGTATGGCAGCACTGACCTCAACCATGGGTGCTACCATGCAAAGCTCTATTAACTTTACACGCGACAATGAATATGAAGCTGACAGAATTGGCATTGAGCTTTTGTATAAAAGCGGTTTTAATCCCCGCGGCTCTACCGATCTGTTTAAAAAGCTTCAGGAGCAGCAGGGCAATATCAATCCTGCCTTTACTATGCTTATAGATCACCCTTTATCACAGATACGCGTCAGTGAAGCCAGTGCCAGAATTGCAACACTGCCAGCAAGAAAAGATTCAGACAATCCAGATTTTTTCCTGGCCAAGGCCAGATCTGATGTTCGCTATATGAATCTGCAGCCAGATGCAATACTACAGGGGCTTGAGCATTCCAAGATGAATGGAATTTATAAAAGCTATGTAAAAGCACTGTGTTATTTTGAGCTCAATGAACTTGATAAAGCTCAAAGTGCTCTGTCTGAATTGTCTGCACTTAAGAGCAATATCTTTGTTTTAGATCTGCAGACCGATATTGATTTAAAGCGTGGCAATATAAATCAGGCTATATCAAGACTGCAGCAGGCACGATCACGTCTTGGCGATAACAAGACTGTGGTGTTGAACCTTGCCAATATCTATTATCAAAACGGCAGTTATGACAAGGCCAATACCTTGCTTGAGCGTTTTATCAAAAAACATCCTAATGATTTTACAGCCCTGTCTTTACTCTCAGAGTCCTACTTTAAATCTGGCAAGCGCTGTGAAGGTCTGCGCACCAGAGGCACATTTTTATCAAATATAGGCAATTACAATCTGTCCATAGCTCAGTTTAATGAAGCTTTGAATGTATGCAGCGATTCTATGACCAAGGAGAAAATAAAGGCTCAGGTTGTAGATCTAGTAAATCAGAGATCTTTTGATGAAGAGCTGAACAAAGGCATGTAGCTTTTTAAAATAGATAAGGCAAAGCTTGACTTATCTTAAAGACACATCTTAGAAAAAACAGGCAGGCCACTTAGAGCCTGCCCTTAAAAAAACAGAATTCAAATTTAGAAAGTATTAGCCAAGCAGTGACAGGGCCAGCTGTGGTCTTGAGTTGGCCTGTGTCAGCATGGATGATGCTGCCTGCTGAATGATGGTCTGCTGTGACAGTTTAGCTGACTCTTCGGCAAAGTCTGTATCACGGATACGGGCACGGGCATCAGATACGTTCATGGAGACATTTGACTGATTGCGGATTGATGATTCCATACGGTTCTGCATAGCACCTAGGTGTGAGCGCTGCTTATCAATAGCGGCAATCAGACTGTCGGCTGCAGTAATGGCTAAAGTAGCCAGTGACTGCATACTTACAGTAAATGAGCCGGTAGCGCTGATACCTGCACTGCTGTCCATTGTGATATTTGCAGCTGATGCCAGACCATTCATAGTAAAGCCACCACTGTTGAATTTCATGGTCAGCTTGTCACCATTGTAGGCACCAACCTGTACAGTAAGCTCACCTACAGAGTTCATAAGACCCTTCATGGTATTGGCTGCACCTGAGCCACCTGCGAGGATCTGATCGCCACCGAATTTGGTGTGACAGGCAATACGGGTGATCTCTGATGAGAGCTGATCTACTTCCTGCTGAATGGCTTCACGATCCTTGGTATTATTGGTACCGTTAGCTGACTGAACAGCTAAGGTACGGATACGCTGCAGCATATTGCCCATTTCATCTAAGGCGCCCTCGGCAGTCTGAGCCAAAGCAATGCCATCATTGGTATTGCGGTTGCCCTGGTTTAAACCATTAATCTGTGAGGTTAAACGATCAGAAATCTGCAGACCGGCAGCGTCATCTTTAGCTGAGTTAATACGCATACCAGATGATAGTCTCTGATAGGTGGTATTTAAATTGTTGGTAGCATTGGTAAGATTGCGCTGACCATTAATTGAAGAAACATTGGTATTTACAAACAAGGCCATAAGAAAACTCCTGCTTTATTTTTATTAAAATTTGTATAAATTTATTAACGTCGGGTCAAAAGTTTTCTTTAGTAGAATTTTTTAAAATTTTACAAAAAATTAACATTAACTTAAAAATAAGCACATAAAAATCAACCTTTTGCGAGCCTAAATATTTCCCGCAGATGATTTATTTAAAGCAACTTTTATATTATGTGGTCTTTATATTTAATAAACACAAAAATCAAAGCGATAAACTGAACAATAATTATTGAATCATCATACTTTTACAGAAAATAAGCCAAGTATTGAGTTATCTTTAATACGGTTATGACAAATAAACAGGCAGGCTGTTTAGAGCCTGCCCTTTAAAAAAACAGAATTCAAATTTAG
It contains:
- the glgC gene encoding glucose-1-phosphate adenylyltransferase, with amino-acid sequence MSGVLAMILAGGEGTRLMPLTKSRSKPSVPFGGSYRLIDFVLNNFVNSGIIRIYVITQYKSQSLYMHLKNGWTVSGIPNCFIDTIPAQMRTGKDWYKGTADAIYQNLTFIEDQYADDVCIFGSDHIYKMNIRQMLQYHQNNKASLTVAAMRMPSSEVAGRFGVIEVDAMGRMIGFAEKPKVPKEIPGDPGYSLVSMGNYIFKSEVLSKELREDADDVNSSHDFGNDIIPKLFPRGNVYVYDLSNNVIEGEPREVYWRDVGSIDAYWDAHMDLLKEKPDFSLFNLQWPLHTFYPPLPPAYFSDTRNNHSLVSHSMISAGCKIVGATIKKSVLGFRCSADDGATVEDSVLIGDIKIGKGCKIRRAIIDRHVEIAPGFTLGYDTEADMKLVDNNDKTCPQMSKNGIIVIPKGMRLGFD
- a CDS encoding AI-2E family transporter; translation: MYKLFQNWYRRHFSEPGTVEFGLVLFVVFIMVYYFMWLVGPIVIALCIAYCLDGAVEKIQHKMHMGRTLATSLVMTAFISVCVLFALLVVPLIIDQGVQFYTTIVAMSQDAVSTMHQMDDVETITVNDIDMLIVANLYDIFDKMPDSVTAMLNEQTLLNTVKKIRVQLLEIWAGIMRTQLVPSVVNAFTWIVYLIIVPIFSFLMLLNKKDLQTRMATYVLPNNQVLMKRLWPSINEQISGYIRGKVLHIVVISIVNTIALMCFNLNYAIFLGIGVGLSVVIPYVGAVLIAVPVLFVAIFQFGFSSTLLYLLLVYTIIQLLDSNVLTPMLFSKALNLDAFSILAAILIFGQLWGFWGVFLAIPLATLVKTLIVNWPSLDKSSQSS
- a CDS encoding M48 family metalloprotease, with translation MRISKLACTLAIIMAPFASSGSEINIPDIGTAGVMGLSVQKEQQIGEYFIRTARSFMPVIDDPALDEYVASLGNKLLINANHVKFPFDFFVVKDTTLNASAFLGGKVRINSGLFYYCDTEDEFASVIAHEITHVTQRHIARFIEQQSAQSHLTTGALVGAIVMSLLNPAVGMAALTSTMGATMQSSINFTRDNEYEADRIGIELLYKSGFNPRGSTDLFKKLQEQQGNINPAFTMLIDHPLSQIRVSEASARIATLPARKDSDNPDFFLAKARSDVRYMNLQPDAILQGLEHSKMNGIYKSYVKALCYFELNELDKAQSALSELSALKSNIFVLDLQTDIDLKRGNINQAISRLQQARSRLGDNKTVVLNLANIYYQNGSYDKANTLLERFIKKHPNDFTALSLLSESYFKSGKRCEGLRTRGTFLSNIGNYNLSIAQFNEALNVCSDSMTKEKIKAQVVDLVNQRSFDEELNKGM
- a CDS encoding flagellin; this encodes MALFVNTNVSSINGQRNLTNATNNLNTTYQRLSSGMRINSAKDDAAGLQISDRLTSQINGLNQGNRNTNDGIALAQTAEGALDEMGNMLQRIRTLAVQSANGTNNTKDREAIQQEVDQLSSEITRIACHTKFGGDQILAGGSGAANTMKGLMNSVGELTVQVGAYNGDKLTMKFNSGGFTMNGLASAANITMDSSAGISATGSFTVSMQSLATLAITAADSLIAAIDKQRSHLGAMQNRMESSIRNQSNVSMNVSDARARIRDTDFAEESAKLSQQTIIQQAASSMLTQANSRPQLALSLLG
- the glgA gene encoding glycogen synthase GlgA, which translates into the protein MRVLFISSEVADIIKTGGLADVAKALPAALIKKGHEVKVVMPCYSVIKDYKELPVIGTAAINKDTPLEKRFAIRQKILNGNVEVWLIEYDQYFDRTSLYGDNNQAYFDNGERYAFLSAAALEATKAMDFKPDIVHCNDWHAGLVPMILRIKYAKDEFFEKTRSVITIHNGAFQGVFDRSQINFIPEIMYVYNDMISQGQYINFLKCGVFYADKINTVSPGYAKELTTYLGGHGMTKNFQDRYADLCGIVNGCDYSDWDPETDKHLLIRYNITTMEEKILGKYFLQKRLGLAMGDMPLYGMVARLTDQKGIGILIPILDNFLKHKVQVVIQGTGDPKFAHELEELQKRHKDKFVFISAYDESIAHQIEAGSDFFLMPSIFEPCGLNQIYSLAYGTLPIVRAVGGLKDTVIDYDQHKDIGNGFVFEEPSSEDLLSCMRRTLIFYLEDQEEMQRIKRNAMRVRFEWEDSSTHYEELYKQALQKPKW